Proteins found in one Flavobacterium channae genomic segment:
- a CDS encoding acyl-CoA thioesterase, which yields METANTVEASKITLSELMLPSHSNFSGKIHGGYLLKLMDQIAFACASKYSGCYCVTASVDTVDFLNPVDVGELVTLKASVNYVGNTSMIVGIRVTSEDIRTGIVKHCNSSYFTMVAKDDQGNNVKVPRLILSNMNEVRRFYDGINRINNKKKHKELEHNFDYKSKEALKNLENFNVVLSEKLL from the coding sequence ATGGAAACAGCCAACACTGTTGAAGCTTCAAAAATTACTCTTTCAGAATTAATGCTTCCATCCCACTCTAACTTTAGTGGAAAAATTCACGGTGGGTATTTATTAAAACTAATGGACCAAATTGCGTTTGCTTGTGCTTCGAAATATTCGGGATGCTATTGTGTTACGGCTTCGGTGGATACGGTTGATTTTTTGAATCCGGTTGATGTAGGCGAATTGGTTACTTTAAAAGCCTCAGTAAATTATGTGGGTAATACTTCGATGATTGTAGGGATTCGAGTTACTTCAGAAGACATTCGAACTGGAATCGTTAAACATTGTAATTCCAGCTATTTTACAATGGTTGCAAAAGACGATCAAGGAAATAATGTAAAAGTACCTCGTTTAATTTTATCAAACATGAATGAAGTTAGGCGCTTTTACGATGGAATTAACCGCATCAATAATAAAAAGAAACATAAAGAATTAGAACATAATTTTGATTATAAATCAAAAGAAGCATTGAAAAATTTGGAAAATTTTAATGTGGTACTTTCAGAAAAACTATTATAA
- a CDS encoding 6-phosphogluconate dehydrogenase codes for MVRKIILYIALSLTLITVGYFSFIYYVPYSEGVRSGELIKISHKGLIIKTWEGELSQGISGAQIFAFSVMEDEVVVIENLKKWQGKKVTLEYEERYKTFFWWGDTRYFVTKVSLEK; via the coding sequence ATGGTACGAAAAATAATTCTTTACATAGCTTTATCCCTTACTTTAATTACTGTGGGATATTTTAGTTTTATTTATTATGTACCTTATAGCGAAGGTGTACGTTCGGGCGAATTAATTAAAATTAGTCATAAAGGATTAATAATAAAAACGTGGGAAGGCGAACTGAGTCAAGGAATTTCTGGAGCTCAAATTTTTGCTTTTTCAGTGATGGAAGATGAAGTAGTAGTGATTGAAAATCTAAAAAAATGGCAAGGAAAAAAGGTAACATTAGAATACGAAGAACGTTATAAAACATTCTTTTGGTGGGGCGATACGCGCTATTTTGTAACCAAAGTTTCACTCGAAAAATAA